In Lotus japonicus ecotype B-129 chromosome 5, LjGifu_v1.2, one genomic interval encodes:
- the LOC130717910 gene encoding spliceosome-associated protein 130 A, translating to MYLYSLTLQRPTGIVCAINGNFSGGKVQEIAVARGKVLDLLRPDDNGRIQTILSVEVFGAIRSLAQFRLTGAQKDYIVVGSDSGRIVILDYNKEKNVFDKVHQETFGKSGCRRIVPGQYLAVDPKGRAVMIGACEKQKLVYVLNRDTAARLTISSPLEAHKSHTLVFSICGVDCGFENPIFAAIELDYSEADQDSTGMAASEAQKHLTFYELDLGLNHVSRKWSDQVDNGANLLVTVPGGADGPSGVLVCAENFVIYKNQGHPDVRAVIPRRADLPAERGVLIVSAAMHKLKTMFFFLLQTEYGDIFKVTLDNDGDHVSELKIKYFDTIPVTASMCVLKSGFLFAASEFGNHALYQFKAIGDDDDVEASSATLMETEEGFQPVFFQPRRLKNLVRIDQVESLMPVMDMKVSNLFEEETPQIFTLCGRGPRSTLRILRTGLAVSEMAVSRLPGVPSAVWTVKRTVFDEFDVYIVVSFTNATLVLSIGETVEEVDDSGFLDTTPSLAVSLIGEDSLMQVHPNGIRHIRSDRRVNEWRTPGKRTISKVGSNRLQVVIALSGGELIYFEVDVTGTGQLLEVDKHEMSGDVACLDIAPVPEGRQRSRFLAVGSYDKTIRILSLDPDDCMQTLSVQGVSSPPESLLFLEVQASVGGEDGADHPASLFLNAGLQNGVLFRTVVDMVTGQLSDSRSRFLGLRAPKLFPIVVRGKRAMLCLSSRPWLGYIHQGHFLLTPLSYETLEYAASFSSDQCVEGVVSVAGEALRIFTIERLGETFNETVIPLRYTPRKFVLQPKRKLLVMIESDQGAFTAEEREAARRECFEAAQAGENGNGNADQMENGGEDEDRDDPLSDEHYGYPKAESDKWVSCIRVLDPRSGTTTCLLELQENEAAFSICTVNFHDKEYGTLLAVGTAKGLQFLPKKSLAAGFIHIYRFVDEGRSLELLHKTQVEGVPLALCQFQGRLLAGIGPVLRLYDLGKRRLLRKCENKLFPNTIVSIQTYRDRIYVGDIQESFHYCKYRWDENQLYIFADDCVPRWLTASYHIDFDTMAGADKFGNIYFVRLPQDVSDEIEEDPTGGRIKWEQGKLNGAPNKMEEIVQFNVGDVVTSLQKASLIPGGGECIVYGTIMGSIGALHAFTSRDDVDFFSHLEMHLRQDYPPLCGRDHMAYRSAYFPVKDVIDGDLCEQFPTLPMDLQRKIADELDRTPAEILRKLEEVRNKII from the exons ATGTATCTATACAGTCTCACCCTACAGCGACCCACCGGCATCGTCTGCGCCATCAACGGCAACTTCTCCGGCGGCAAGGTACAAGAAATCGCCGTCGCCAGAGGCAAGGTTCTCGATCTCCTCCGCCCCGACGACAACGGCAGGATCCAAACCATCCTCTCCGTTGAGGTCTTCGGCGCCATCAGGTCCCTCGCCCAGTTCCGCCTCACCGGCGCTCAGAAGGACTACATCGTCGTCGGTTCCGACTCCGGCAGAATCGTCATCCTCGACTACAACAAGGAGAAGAATGTCTTCGACAAAGTCCACCAGGAAACGTTCGGTAAATCTGGCTGCCGACGCATCGTCCCGGGGCAGTACCTCGCCGTGGATCCCAAAGGCAGGGCCGTCATGATCGGTGCTTGTGAGAAGCAGAAGCTGGTTTATGTGCTGAATAGGGATACTGCTGCTAGGTTAACGATTTCTTCCCCTTTAGAAGCTCATAAGTCTCATACTTTAGTTTTTTCCATTTGTGGGGTTGATTGTGGTTTTGAGAACCCCATTTTTGCTGCTATAGAGTTGGATTACTCTGAGGCTGATCAGGATTCTACTGGTATGGCTGCTTCTGAAGCTCAGAAGCATTTGACTTTCTATGAGCTTGATTTGGGTCTCAACCATGTTTCTAGGAAGTGGTCTGATCAGGTTGATAATGGTGCTAATTTGCTTGTTACTGTTCCTGGTGGTGCTGATGGCCCTAGTGGGGTGCTTGTTTGTGCTGAGAATTTTGTTATTTATAAGAATCAGGGGCATCCTGATGTTAGGGCTGTGATTCCTCGACGTGCTGATTTGCCGGCTGAGCGTGGGGTTCTTATTGTGTCGGCTGCCATGCATAAGCTCAAGACCATGTTCTTCTTCCTGCTGCAGACTGAGTATGGGGACATTTTTAAGGTCACCTTGGATAATGATGGTGACCATGTATCTGAGTTGAAGATTAAGTATTTTGATACTATTCCCGTTACGGCTTCCATGTGTGTGCTGAAGTCAGGGTTCTTGTTTGCAGCCTCTGAGTTTGGAAACCATGCTTTGTATCAGTTTAAGGCAATaggggatgatgatgatgtggaGGCTTCGTCTGCTACGCTGATGGAAACTGAAGAAGGTTTTCAGCCGGTGTTTTTCCAGCCCAGAAGGCTGAAGAACCTTGTTAGGATTGATCAGGTTGAGAGTTTAATGCCAGTTATGGATATGAAGGTCAGTAACCTCTTTGAAGAGGAAACTCCTCAGATTTTTACACTCTGTGGCCGTGGTCCTCGATCCACTCTGAGGATTTTGAGAACTGGTTTAGCTGTTAGTGAGATGGCAGTTTCCAGGCTTCCTGGTGTACCTAGTGCTGTTTGGACTGTTAAGAGGACTGTGTTTGATGAGTTTGATGTGTATATCGTTGTTTCGTTCACAAATGCCACGCTTGTGCTTTCCATTGGTGAGACAGTTGAAGAAGTTGATGACAGTGGATTTCTTGACACTACTCCCTCCCTCGCCGTGTCTTTGATAGGTGAAGATTCTCTGATGCAGGTCCACCCGAATGGTATTAGGCACATTAGGTCGGATAGGCGTGTGAATGAGTGGAGAACTCCTGGAAAGAGGACGATTTCAAAAGTAGGATCAAACAGACTTCAAGTGGTTATTGCACTGAGTGGAGGGGAGCTTATCTATTTTGAAGTGGATGTAACTGGTACTGGTCAGTTGTTGGAGGTGGACAAGCATGAAATGTCTGGAGATGTTGCTTGTTTGGACATTGCTCCAGTGCCTGAAGGCAGGCAAAGGTCTCGTTTTCTTGCAGTTGGCTCATATGACAAGACAATTCGAATCTTATCACTGGATCCCGATGATTGTATGCAGACACTGAGTGTACAAGGCGTTTCTTCACCTCCAGAGTCTCTACTTTTCCTCGAAGTCCAAGCATCTGTTGGTGGTGAGGATGGTGCAGATCATCCTgctagccttttcctgaacgcTGGTTTACAGAATGGTGTCTTATTTAGGACTGTGGTGGATATGGTTACAGGTCAGCTTTCTGATTCTCGTTCCAGATTCTTAGGATTGAGAGCCCCAAAACTTTTTCCCATTGTTGTAAGAGGGAAGCGTGCTATGCTTTGCTTATCAAGTCGACCTTGGCTAGGTTATATTCACCAAGGACATTTCCTTTTAACACCCCTTTCATATGAAACCCTTGAATATGCTGCCTCTTTTTCATCTGACCAATGTGTGGAAGGTGTAGTTTCTGTTGCTGGTGAGGCATTGAGAATTTTTACCATTGAAAGATTAGGAGAAACATTCAATGAGACTGTAATTCCGCTAAGATACACACCAAGGAAATTTGTGCTACAACCCAAACGGAAGCTTTTGGTGATGATTGAGAGCGATCAAGGAGCTTTTACGGCAGAAGAGCGTGAAGCTGCAAGGAGAGAATGTTTTGAGGCTGCTCAAGCTGGGGAAAATGGGAATGGAAATGCAGACCAAATGGAGAATGGTGGGGAGGATGAGGATAGAGATGATCCGCTCTCGGATGAGCATTATGGTTATCCTAAAGCTGAATCAGACAAGTGGGTTTCCTGCATCAGAGTTCTTGATCCTAGGTCAGGAACTACAACCTGTCTCTTGGAGCTTCAGGAGAATGAGGCCGCATTCAGCATATGCACAGTAAATTTCCATGATAAGGAATATGGAACTCTTTTAGCTGTTGGCACTGCAAAGGGACTGCAATTTTTGCCTAAAAAGAGTTTAGCTGCCGGATTTATTCATATATATAGGTTTGTAGACGAGGGAAGATCTCTTGAACTTCTTCACAAAACCCAGGTTGAAGGTGTTCCTCTTGCTCTATGTCAGTTTCAAGGAAGATTACTTGCAGGAATAGGACCTGTGCTCAGGCTATATGATCTAGGAAAAAGGAGATTATTAAGAAAATGTGAGAATAAGCTATTCCCAAACACAATTGTCTCTATTCAGACATATCGTGATCGAATTTATGTTGGTGACATCCAAGAG TCTTTCCATTATTGCAAGTATAGATGGGATGAAAACCAACTTTACATATTTGCTGATGATTGCGTTCCAAGATGGCTTACTGCTTCATACCACATAGATTTCGACACCATGGCTGGTGCAGACAAGTTTGGAAATATCTATTTTGTGCGGTTGCCGCAGGATGTTTCTGATGAGATAGAAGAAGATCCTACTGGTGGGAGGATCAAGTGGGAGCAGGGAAAGCTGAATGGAGCTCCCAATAAGATGGAAGAAATTGTACAATTTAATGTTGGTGATGTGGTCACAAGCTTGCAAAAGGCATCTCTTATACCTGGTGGTGGAGAGTGTATTGTATATGGAACAATTATGGGAAGTATTGGGGCATTGCATGCTTTTACTTCACGTGATGATGTTGATTTCTTTTCTCATTTGGAGATGCATCTGAGGCAGGACTATCCACCTTTGTGTGGAAGAGATCACATGGCTTATAGATCTGCCTATTTTCCCGTTAAG GATGTGATTGATGGTGATCTATGCGAGCAATTCCCAACATTGCCAATGGATTTGCAGAGAAAAATTGCTGATGAATTAGACAGAACTCCGGCAGAGATACTGAGAAAACTAGAGGAAGTGCGAAATAAGATTATTTAA
- the LOC130717911 gene encoding caffeoylshikimate esterase-like: protein MASANRVKYEEEFVLNSRGMKLWASRWLPVNETPKALIFLCHGYAMECSITLDSTATRLAQAGYAVYGIDYEGHGKSDGLSGLVINFDHVIDDCFHHFSTICEKPENKRKMRFLMGESMGGAVALLLHRKKPDYWDGAILVAPMCKIAEDIKPNAMVISILSTLSKVIPSWKLVPTQDIIDVAFKDPEVRQQVRDNKYCYKGKPRLRTGYELLRVSTGIEKNLNEVSLPFLVLHGEEDKVTDKSVSKQLHDVASSSDKTLKLYPGMWHGLLYGEPLENLKIVFSDIIGWIEEKSRYGNARLEREQKEQNGDLGKY, encoded by the exons ATG GCGAGTGCAAACAGGGTCAAATATGAAGAG GAATTTGTGTTGAATTCTCGAGGGATGAAGCTTTGGGCAAGTAGATGGCTTCCGGTGAATGAAACTCCAAAAGCTTTGATTTTCTTGTGTCATGGCTATGCAATGGAATGCAGCATCACCCTTGACA GCACAGCAACAAGGCTTGCACAAGCAGGTTATGCAGTTTATGGGATAGATTATGAAGGGCATGGAAAATCAGATGGACTTTCTGGTCTTGTCATTAATTTTGATCATGTCATCGACGATTGCTTCCACCATTTTTCCACCATTTGTG aaAAGCCAGAGAACAAGAGGAAGATGAGGTTTCTGATGGGGGAATCTATGGGAGGAGCTGTGGCTCTGCTTTTGCACCGGAAAAAGCCAGATTATTGGGATGGGGCAATTTTGGTGGCACCCATGTGCAAG ATTGCAGAAGATATAAAACCCAATGCAATGGTGATTAGTATATTGAGTACACTCAGCAAAGTTATTCCTTCATGGAAATTAGTCCCAACTCAAGATATCATTGACGTCGCCTTTAAAGATCCTGAAGTCAGACAACAG GTTAGAGATAATAAATATTGCTATAAAGGAAAGCCTCGCTTGAGAACAGGTTACGAGCTTTTGAGGGTCAGCACAGGAATTGAGAAAAATCTAAACGAG GTTTCACTGCCTTTTCTGGTTTTACATGGTGAGGAAGATAAGGTGACTGATAAATCAGTTAGCAAACAGCTACATGATGTGGCCTCAAGCTCTGATAAGACACTGAAGCTTTATCCAGGAATGTGGCACGGTTTGTTGTATGGAGAGCCGCTGGAAAACTTGAAGATTGTGTTCTCAGACATCATTGGTTGGATTGAGGAGAAATCTCGGTATGGAAATGCAAGACTAGAAAGAGAGCAGAAAGAACAGAATGGAGATTTAGGAAAATACTAA
- the LOC130720037 gene encoding uncharacterized protein LOC130720037: MVDGSYSAFSGCMGIGGLMRDSAGLSLGGFYVGSNEGDHLYAEMQALETEKRGAEFHCYSTLLMDILLLLFTNWDVKISHVLREGNAPANCLAGIGARLECAVMDLDSPLNEVVPLLEKDLAAL; encoded by the exons ATGGTGGATGGGTCCTATAGTGCGTTTAGCGGCTGTATGGGTATTGGAGGCCTTATGCGTGATTCTGCTGGTTTGTCGCTAGGAGGATTTTATGTTGGGAGTAATGAAGGAGATCATCTGTATGCAGAAATGCAAGCATTGGAAACAG AGAAGCGTGGTGCGGAGTTTCATTGCTATAGTACATTATTAATGGATATCCTTTTGCTTCTCTTTACGAATTGGGATGTTAAAATTAGTCATGTGCTGCGAGAGGGAAATGCTCCAGCAAATTGTCTAGCAGGAATTGGTGCCAGACTCGAGTGTGCTGTAATGGATTTGGATTCTCCTCTTAATGAAGTGGTGCCTCTTCTTGAGAAGGATTTAGCTGCTTTGTAa
- the LOC130718334 gene encoding dirigent protein 25-like isoform X2, giving the protein MAKLLSLPPILMLFLFMTTINKSSSARTLANPSPNHHHDHHRITFLMQYMLNDTSPSENPTTKVTGKIPFPKPLGFFPPIGGIPIPQSTSSSTQTLDLSSIGFSFPSTATLQELEYGSVISIDEELLEGDGDEVKKMGKAQGVYVAGSEEDGSSHMVALTASFEMGDYQDGLRLFGVHRTDVYESHVAVIGGTGKYNGANGYAAVKVVDSVGSSTQGTVTSSKFLSFDVYLSYYSLRP; this is encoded by the exons ATGGCCAAGCTCCTTTCTCTTCCTCCAATTCTCATGTTATTTTTGTTCATGACTACCATAAACAAGTCTTCCTCAGCTAGAACTCTTGCCAATCCATCCCCTAACCACCACCATGACCACCACAGAATAACATTTTTAATGCAGTACATGCTGAATGATACTAGCCCATCAGAGAACCCTACTACTAAGGTTACTGGTAAAATTCCTTTCCCAAAACCTCTTGGCTTTTTCCCTCCCATTGGAGGAATTCCAATACCCCAATCCACTTCATCTTCCACCCAAACACTTGATTTATCAAGCATTGGCTTCTCCTTTCCTTCCACAGCAACACTTCAGGAGCTGGAATATGGATCAGTAATATCAATAGATGAGGAACTACTTGAAG GTGATGGAGATGAAGTAAAGAAAATGGGAAAAGCACAAGGGGTGTATGTGGCTGGCTCAGAGGAGGATGGAAGTAGCCATATGGTGGCATTGACAGCAAGTTTTGAGATGGGTGACTATCAAGATGGGCTCAGACTATTTGGAGTGCACAGGACAGATGTTTATGAGTCACATGTTGCAGTCATTGGAGGCACTGGAAAGTATAATGGTGCTAATGGTTATGCTGCAGTTAAGGTTGTGGACAGCGTAGGGTCTAGCACACAAGGAACTGTGACAAGTTCAAAGTTCCTTTCGTTTGATGTGTATCTTagttattactccctccgtccctaa
- the LOC130720036 gene encoding uncharacterized protein LOC130720036: protein MYLGIPATWGRAKSQSLNWIMERVQDKVAEWKESLLNQAGKEILVKAVIQAIPTYAMTILKFPMSFCKKLNALVGNFWWSRNHNKRGVHWRKWEEITKSKAEGGMGFRDFPLQNLAHISKQDFLSAPKVKCASWTWTSIEEGRKFILANCRWGVAKGDKISVWRDSWLWNGTNLQAWDNGHDPMVKDLIAQGNRKWDTRKIHALLPASQATLVLQTPLGLVGEEDKLIWPFNKSGNYCIRTGYHVARTSKPQPPSGPSSSTSAPKDLCPTIWGCQAPQKLKLFLWKASTNSLVVKRNLFRRKMASSDLFPIWNEASETVEHVLLLCPLTRAVWFGSPLQITISLDNLSRFDLWFLQMVNKFKQLTAEGSELAMLISFLWAIWKGRNNAVFQSVTPNPSQTIRQALINWQDRLNTAEVTPPESTSNQGRVRRNRAAHWMPPPPGTIKINTDAGWAKDQPLASLAFLARDHSGQILIGGTAGILAASPLVAETEALREAMIMASNLNWGNVHFESDCQLLIDTCNGKKLGENQIILEDIQLLKANFQSCLFLWVPREVNQAADNIAMLHQQHSLPSNWTFNLPPLLARIIKRDRDRLDLRIPHDPRRLMSFDPRGMGS, encoded by the exons ATGTACCTAGGGATACCTGCCACTTGGGGTAGAGCAAAATCTCAATCTTTAAACTGGATCATGGAGAGGGTCCAAGATAAGGTTGCGGAATGGAAAGAATCCCTCTTAAATCAAGCCGGTAAAGAGATCCTAGTTAAGGCTGTGATACAAGCTATTCCGACCTATGCGATGACCATCCTCAAATTTCCCATGAGCTTCTGCAAGAAACTTAACGCTTTAGTTGGCAATTTTTGGTGGAGCAGAAATCACAACAAGAGAGGGGTGCACTGGCGAAAATGGGAGGAGATTACCAAAAGTAAGGCAGAGGGTGGCATGGGTTTCAGGGACTTCCCTCTTCAGAATCTGGCTCACATCAGCAAACAG GATTTCCTATCGGCCCCCAAAGTTAAATGTGCATCTTGGACCTGGACTAGCATTGAGGAAGGTAGAAAATTTATTCTGGCCAACTGCAGATGGGGTGTGGCGAAGGGAGACAAAATCAGTGTATGGAGGGATTCCTGGCTATGGAATGGGACCAATCTCCAGGCTTGGGATAATGGGCATGACCCGATGGTTAAGGATCTTATTGCTCAAGGTAACAGGAAATGGGACACAAGGAAAATTCACGCCTTATTACCGGCTAGCCAAGCCACTCTTGTGCTTCAAACGCCCTTGGGCCTTGTGGGGGAAGAGGACAAATTGATTTGGCCTTTCAACAAGTCTGGCAATTACTGCATTAGGACGGGATACCATGTTGCCAGAACCTCTAAACCACAACCTCCTTCAGGACCAAGCTCCTCCACCTCTGCCCCAAAGGATCTCTGCCCGACAATTTGGGGATGCCAGGCTCCACAAAAACTAAAACTTTTCCTCTGGAAGGCTAGCACTAACTCACTGGTAGTCAAAAGGAATCTCTTTAGAAGGAAAATGGCGAGTAGCGACCTATTTCCTATCTGGAATGAGGCATCAGAGACTGTGGAGCATGTGTTGCTCTTGTGCCCTTTGACTCGCGCTGTATGGTTTGGCTCCCCTCTACAAATCACAATTTCCCTGGATAACCTCTCCAGGTTTGATCTCTGGTTCTTGCAAATGGTCAATAAGTTTAAACAACTTACTGCAGAAGGCTCTGAACTTGCCATGCTTATTAGCTTTCTTTGGGCCATATGGAAGGGTAGAAACAATGCCGTGTTCCAGTCAGTAACACCCAACCCTTCTCAGACAATTAGGCAAGCTTTAATCAACTGGCAAGACCGCCTTAACACGGCGGAAGTTACCCCGCCTGAGAGCACGAGCAACCAGGGACGAGTCAGGAGAAATCGAGCTGCTCACTGGATGCCCCCTCCCCCAGGTACAATCAAGATTAATACTGATGCTGGCTGGGCAAAAGATCAACCCCTCGCTTCACTGGCCTTCCTTGCCAGGGATCATAGTGGCCAAATCCTAATTGGTGGTACTGCGGGAATCCTAGCTGCCTCACCTCTAGTAGCTGAAACAGAGGCCCTTAGAGAAGCCATGATCATGGCATCCAACCTCAATTGGGGGAATGTACACTTCGAGTCTGACTGCCAGTTGCTGATCGATACCTGCAATGGAAAGAAGTTAGGCGAAAACCAAATTATCTTGGAAGACATCCAACTCCTGAAGGCAAATTTCCAATCGTGCTTATTCCTTTGGGTTCCCCGAGAGGTGAACCAAGCAGCGGACAACATTGCTATGCTCCATCAACAGCACAGCCTGCCGAGCAATTGGACATTCAATCTTCCACCCTTGTTGGCCAGAATCATCAAACGAGACAGAGATCGCTTGGATTTGAGGATCCCGCATGACCCCAGAAGATTAATGTCTTTCGACCCAAGAGGCATGGGCAGTTAA
- the LOC130718334 gene encoding dirigent protein 25-like isoform X1: protein MAKLLSLPPILMLFLFMTTINKSSSARTLANPSPNHHHDHHRITFLMQYMLNDTSPSENPTTKVTGKIPFPKPLGFFPPIGGIPIPQSTSSSTQTLDLSSIGFSFPSTATLQELEYGSVISIDEELLEEGDGDEVKKMGKAQGVYVAGSEEDGSSHMVALTASFEMGDYQDGLRLFGVHRTDVYESHVAVIGGTGKYNGANGYAAVKVVDSVGSSTQGTVTSSKFLSFDVYLSYYSLRP from the exons ATGGCCAAGCTCCTTTCTCTTCCTCCAATTCTCATGTTATTTTTGTTCATGACTACCATAAACAAGTCTTCCTCAGCTAGAACTCTTGCCAATCCATCCCCTAACCACCACCATGACCACCACAGAATAACATTTTTAATGCAGTACATGCTGAATGATACTAGCCCATCAGAGAACCCTACTACTAAGGTTACTGGTAAAATTCCTTTCCCAAAACCTCTTGGCTTTTTCCCTCCCATTGGAGGAATTCCAATACCCCAATCCACTTCATCTTCCACCCAAACACTTGATTTATCAAGCATTGGCTTCTCCTTTCCTTCCACAGCAACACTTCAGGAGCTGGAATATGGATCAGTAATATCAATAGATGAGGAACTACTTGAAG AAGGTGATGGAGATGAAGTAAAGAAAATGGGAAAAGCACAAGGGGTGTATGTGGCTGGCTCAGAGGAGGATGGAAGTAGCCATATGGTGGCATTGACAGCAAGTTTTGAGATGGGTGACTATCAAGATGGGCTCAGACTATTTGGAGTGCACAGGACAGATGTTTATGAGTCACATGTTGCAGTCATTGGAGGCACTGGAAAGTATAATGGTGCTAATGGTTATGCTGCAGTTAAGGTTGTGGACAGCGTAGGGTCTAGCACACAAGGAACTGTGACAAGTTCAAAGTTCCTTTCGTTTGATGTGTATCTTagttattactccctccgtccctaa
- the LOC130717655 gene encoding uncharacterized protein LOC130717655, translated as MASFAFTAELTSTVFGAAYRNPKPFIPLRTTLLPLLRATTTKTKTITITHSFSPTLARRGFAVAASTSAPPHSESSDVSTAIPPDNRIPATIITGFLGSGKTTLLNHILTAEHGKRIAVIENEFGEIDIDGSLVAAKTAGAEDIMMLNNGCLCCTVRGDLVRMIAELVTAKKGKFDHIVIETTGLANPAPIIQTFYAEDQIFNDVKLDGVVTLVDAKHARLHLDEVKPKGVVNEAVEQIAYADRIIVNKTDLVDESDITSLVQRIRKINGLANLKRTEFGKVNLDYVLGIGGFDLERIESAVSGEGAKEDHVHSHDHEHHDHDHHHHHHEDSLDHKHDHHDHHSHDHTHDPGVSSVSIVCEGSLDLEKANFWLGTLLMERSEDIYRMKGLLSVQGMDERFVFQGVHDIFQGSPERLWGPDEPRTNKIVFIGKNLDAEELEKGFRACLL; from the exons ATGGCTTCGTTCGCTTTCACGGCGGAGCTAACCTCCACCGTCTTCGGCGCCGCTTATCGGAACCCTAAACCCTTCATTCCACTCCGAACCACCCTTCTCCCTCTTCTAcgcgccaccaccaccaaaaccaaaaccataACCATAACCCACTCATTTTCCCCAACACTCGCTCGCAGAGGTTTCGCCGTCGCCGCTTCCACCTCAGCGCCGCCTCACTCTGAATCTTCCGACGTTTCCACCGCTATTCCCCCCGATAATCGCATCCCTGCTACCATCATCACCGGCTTTCTCGGCTCCGGCAAG ACAACGCTGCTGAACCATATTCTCACTGCCGAGCATGGAAAGCGAATTGCGGTCATCGAGAATGAG TTTGGTGAAATCGACATTGATGGTTCTCTAGTAGCTGCCAAAACTGCTGGTGCTGAAGATATCATGATGTTGAACAATGGCTGCCTTTGCTGCACTGTCAGGGGTGATCTTGTTAGGATGATTGCGGAATTGGTCACTGCCAAGAAAGGAAAATTTGACCATATTGTTATAGAGACTACAG GTTTGGCGAATCCAGCGCCAATAATCCAGACCTTTTATGCAGAAGATCAGATTTTTAATGATGTTAAGTTGGATGGTGTTGTGACTTTGGTTGATGCGAAACATGCTCGTCTTCATCTGGATGAGGTTAAGCCAAAAGGTGTGGTCAATGAGGCTGTGGAACAGATTGCATATGCGGATCGTATAATTGTTAATAAG ACTGACCTTGTTGATGAATCAGACATTACTTCTTTGGTCCAGCGGATAAGG AAAATAAATGGCTTGGCCAATTTAAAGCGGACAGAGTTTGGAAAAGTCAACTTGGATTATGTTCTTGGCATTGGGGGCTTTGATTTGGAGAG GATTGAGAGTGCTGTTAGTGGTGAAGGTGCAAAGGAAGATCATGTCCATAGCCATGATCATGAACACCATGACCATGAtcatcaccaccatcatcatgaGGATTCACTTGACCACAAGCATG ATCACCATGATCACCACTCTCATGATCACACTCACGATCCTGGTGTTTCATCTGTCAGCATAGTTTGTGAAGGAAGCTTAGACCTTGAGAAG GCTAACTTTTGGCTTGGTACCTTGTTGATGGAACGGAGTGAAGATATTTATAGGATGAAAGGTCTTCTATCTGTTCAAGGAATGGATGAGAGATTTGTCTTTCAG GGAGTTCATGACATCTTTCAAGGATCACCTGAAAGGTTGTGGGGGCCAGATGAACCAAGGACAAACAAAATTGTTTTTATAGGGAAAAACTTGGATGCTGAGGAACTGGAAAAGGGGTTCAGGGCCTGTTTACTGTGA
- the LOC130717656 gene encoding dirigent protein 24-like — MAYLFLDSHGTIKATICLFFLATTFLIANSARNLNEMDTQEPQAIGNLPLPGAATTIPVTTPQIPVTTPQVGPATTFPSGQTPAAAAANIDSGDEEADADSSPVPEAEAPEAVPVTAPVDDAPVPPPVAIPQQPEAEVPVPAISGETPAEAVGKEPSLSFFMHDIIGGSHPSARVVAGIVANTDVTGLPFSKLNNNIFPISGGIPLVNPKINGIITNNNLPNLVGLNAAQSSTVFQNRGTSNVVSGGNNQPFVSAGNLPSGFTLQKLMFGTVTVIDDQITEGHELDSAVVGRVQGFYLASSLDGTSQSVVLTILLHGGEHHDGVVDDSISLFGVHRTASPNSEVAVIGGTGKYENARGYAALETLLKEDQHTTDGVDTILHFNVYLTHY, encoded by the coding sequence ATGGCCTATCTCTTCCTAGACAGCCATGGAACTATCAAGGCTACCATTTGCCTCTTCTTCCTAGCCACAACCTTTCTCATTGCCAACTCTGCGAGAAACCTCAACGAAATGGACACACAAGAACCACAAGCCATTGGCAATCTACCACTCCCAGGAGCAGCCACAACAATTCCGGTCACAACACCCCAGATTCCTGTTACCACACCACAGGTAGGCCCTGCCACCACATTTCCAAGTGGTCAAACACCAGCAGCAGCAGCTGCCAACATAGACTCAGGTGACGAAGAAGCTGATGCTGATTCTTCACCTGTTCCAGAAGCTGAAGCCCCAGAAGCTGTTCCTGTTACTGCCCCAGTTGATGATGCCCCAGTACCACCACCAGTGGCAATTCCACAACAACCAGAAGCTGAAGTCCCTGTCCCTGCTATCTCTGGTGAAACACCCGCAGAAGCAGTGGGAAAGGAACCGTCCTTATCCTTCTTCATGCATGATATCATTGGAGGGTCACACCCATCAGCCAGAGTAGTAGCAGGAATAGTAGCAAACACTGATGTCACAGGCCTACCATTTTCCAAGCTCAACAACAACATCTTCCCAATCAGTGGAGGAATCCCACTAGTCAACCCCAAGATCAATGGCATtatcaccaacaacaacctgCCAAATCTTGTAGGCCTCAACGCCGCTCAGTCCTCCACTGTGTTCCAAAACCGCGGCACTAGCAACGTCGTCTCAGGCGGCAACAACCAGCCTTTTGTTTCAGCAGGGAACCTTCCTTCTGGGTTCACACTCCAGAAGCTCATGTTCGGAACCGTGACAGTGATAGATGACCAGATAACCGAAGGGCACGAGCTGGATTCTGCTGTGGTTGGGAGAGTGCAAGGGTTCTACTTGGCTAGCTCATTGGATGGTACCAGCCAGAGCGTGGTGCTCACAATCCTGCTGCATGGTGGAGAGCATCATGATGGGGTGGTGGACGATAGCATAAGCCTTTTCGGGGTTCATAGGACTGCGTCTCCAAATTCTGAGGTTGCTGTGATTGGAGGGACAGGGAAGTACGAGAATGCTAGAGGGTATGCTGCACTTGAGACCCTTCTGAAGGAGGACCAGCACACCACTGATGGAGTTGACACCATACTCCATTTCAATGTCTACCTCACACATTACTAG